The following are encoded together in the Babylonia areolata isolate BAREFJ2019XMU chromosome 18, ASM4173473v1, whole genome shotgun sequence genome:
- the LOC143292109 gene encoding U3 small nucleolar RNA-associated protein 6 homolog, producing MAEFVAQCVAQIRAELESVEFLSLEEKRKILKKRERLEYRIRKRKRQEKDFLLYIQYEKDVLLYFKQRKKMMGVKSRAEVPVIKRIHQLYQLCETRFPQSTDVWLQHIEFCQKQKEYSRVGRLFTQMLRTHSNQPELWVKAARWEVEQSNIDDARTLMQRCVSTNKTDIFAWVQFYKLELEIAKSLRVQNETADDSDPQLGRLAQLVSQHACLQCPESFELLISLIEVSEKFNFTHSHCVEMLQQLRETFPLVPRVWDFLARRSLPSTKKKLMRLSEWQEECFFSLYEEAVAKIPTMEMWTLYIEGGLELMAVATTESDRLHKRMERVLGLFQRAADHSCLSVDMFSHWISLQRQGGEGDKVRETCELMAQRFPHSVEAWCQCLNQHFTSLSPPDLVVACLNRALVALPEKETWSVWEPALLYLSAANYQHLWSLMEKPCISLCQELGVPARVFCLRWTSVNKDMQATRDVFSKLSQYKPGSLDLCLEYVRQELMQEKVKIKKIRKAFENAITEFGKISPDLWLRYMEVEGNHGDPLQVSSLGSRAMLQLPPGPLQDTFCRLRAGLPQAPEC from the exons AAAGATCCTGAAGAAGAGAGAGCGGTTAGAATACCGCatcaggaagaggaagagacaggagaaagacttTCTCCTGTACATTCAG tATGAAAAAGATGTCCTCCTTTACTTCAAGCAAAGAAAG AAAATGATGGGGGTGAAATCCAGGGCTGAGGTGCCTGTGATAAAGAGGATCCACCAGCTGTatcag CTCTGTGAAACCCGCTTCCCG CAGTCAACGGATGTGTGGCTGCAGCACATAGAGTTCTGTCAGAAACAG AAAGAATACAGCCGTGTGGGACGACTGTTCACCCAGATGTTGAGGACACACAGCAACCAGCCAG AGCTGTGGGTGAAGGCAGCCAGGTGGGAGGTGGAGCAGAGCAACATTGACGACGCCCGTACACTGATGCAGCGCTGTGTCAGCACCAATAAAACTGACATCTTCGCCTGGGTtcag ttctACAAACTGGAGCTGGAGATCGCCAAGTCG CTGAGAGTACAGAATGAAACAGCTGAT GACAGTGACCCACAGTTGGGCAGACTGGCCCAGTTGGTGAGCCAACATGCCTGTCTGCAGTGTCCAG AGAGCTTTGAGCTGCTGATCTCTCTGATAGAGGTGTCAGAGAAGTTCAACTTCACTCACAGCCATTGTGTTGAGATGCTCCAACA actgagagagacatttCCCCTTGTCCCTCGTGTTTGGGACTTCTTGGCTCGACGGTCGCTTCCTTCGACAAAGAAGAAAT TGATGAGGCTGTCTGAGTGGCAGGAGGAATGCTTCTTCAGTCTGTATGAAGAGGCCGTCGCTAAGATTCCCACCA TGGAGATGTGGACACTGTACATTGAAGGAGGCCTAGAACTGATGGCTGTTGCCACCACTGAAAGTGATCGTCTTCacaag aGGATGGAGCGTGTTCTGGGGCTGTTCCAGAGAGCAGCAGaccacagctgtctgtctgttgatatgtTTTCACACTGG atctCACTACAGAGGCAGGGTGGAGAGGGTGACAAGGTGAGGGAGACGTGTGAACTGATGGCCCAGCGGTTCCCACACAGCGTGGAGGCGTGGTGCCAGTGCTTGAACCAGCacttcacctccctctccccccctgatTTGGTGGTGGCCTGTCTGAACAGGGCCCTGGTTGCTCTGCCTGAGAAG GAGACGTGGAGTGTGTGGGAGCCAGCACTGCTCTACCTGTCTGCTGCCAACTACCAGCACCTGTGGTCCCTCATGGAG aagccATGTATCAGCCTGTgccaggagctgggtgtcccagCCAGGGTGTTCTGTCTGAGGTGGACGTCGGTGAACAAAGACATGCAGGCCACCAGAGACGTGTTCAGCAA ACTGTCCCAGTACAAACCAGGGTCACTGGACCTGTGTCTAGAGTATGTCCGACAGGAACTCATGCAG GAAAAAGTGAAGATTAAAAAGATCAGGAAGGCGTTTGAAAATGCCATCACTGAATTTGGAAAGATCAGTCCAG ATCTGTGGCTGCGATACATGGAGGTGGAGGGTAACCATGGCGATCCCCTGCAGGTGAGCAGTCTGGGGAGTCGCGCCATGCTCCAGCTGCCCCCTGGGCCTCTGCAGGACACCTTCTGTCGGCTCCGTGCCGGACTTCCTCAGGCTCCAGAGTGCTGA